A region of Marnyiella aurantia DNA encodes the following proteins:
- a CDS encoding nuclear transport factor 2 family protein — protein sequence MKKTKLFLFLILLTGLSIFVNGQSKGFYENVQKKNVNKVLDDLNTFAANADFNNYFDLFAEESTFIGTDATEVWDKKQFMDYSKPHFDKGKAWNFTSLERNISFSKDGMYAWFDEILDTQMKICRGSGVLEKVGGKWKIKQYVLSMTVPNEVSDQVIKIKAPLEDGYIQKLQK from the coding sequence ATGAAAAAAACAAAACTGTTTCTGTTTCTCATCCTGTTAACAGGTCTTTCGATTTTTGTAAACGGTCAGAGCAAAGGGTTCTATGAAAATGTACAGAAGAAAAATGTGAACAAAGTGCTGGATGACCTTAATACCTTTGCCGCTAACGCAGATTTCAATAATTATTTTGATCTTTTCGCTGAAGAATCCACCTTCATTGGCACAGACGCCACAGAAGTCTGGGATAAAAAACAGTTTATGGATTATTCCAAACCTCATTTTGACAAAGGGAAAGCCTGGAATTTTACGTCACTGGAAAGGAATATCAGCTTTAGCAAAGACGGAATGTATGCCTGGTTTGATGAGATCCTGGATACACAGATGAAGATTTGCCGAGGCTCCGGCGTGCTGGAAAAGGTAGGAGGTAAGTGGAAAATCAAGCAGTATGTGCTTTCCATGACGGTGCCCAATGAGGTATCCGACCAGGTTATCAAAATTAAAGCTCCATTAGAGGACGGCTATATCCAAAAACTACAGAAATAA
- a CDS encoding pirin family protein has translation MKTVYHKADSRGFADHGWLKSYHSFSFANYYNPERMSFGALRVLNDDQVSSGMGFGAHPHSNMEIISIPLEGDLEHKDSMGTTAVIRKGEIQVMSAGTGVQHSEYNRNQDELVKFLQIWVIPNKMNVEPRYDQIRISENSEVNAFQQILSPNPNDDGVWIYQDAWFNLANFNEGYSQEYRLNNEGNGVYVFVLKGSAKIGDQVLGTRDGFGIWETDGFLLEAVADSEILLMEVPMVI, from the coding sequence ATGAAAACAGTATATCACAAAGCAGATAGCAGAGGTTTTGCAGATCATGGCTGGCTTAAATCCTATCACAGTTTCAGCTTCGCCAATTATTACAATCCTGAGAGGATGAGTTTCGGTGCATTGAGAGTTTTGAATGATGACCAGGTATCCTCGGGAATGGGCTTCGGAGCGCACCCGCACAGCAATATGGAGATTATTTCGATTCCACTGGAAGGAGATTTGGAACACAAAGACTCCATGGGAACCACTGCCGTTATCCGTAAAGGCGAAATCCAGGTAATGAGCGCCGGTACCGGAGTCCAGCACAGTGAGTACAACCGGAACCAGGATGAACTTGTGAAATTTCTCCAGATTTGGGTCATTCCCAATAAAATGAATGTTGAACCTCGTTACGACCAGATCAGAATTAGCGAAAATTCTGAAGTAAATGCGTTTCAGCAGATTCTTTCGCCAAATCCGAATGATGATGGTGTCTGGATTTACCAGGATGCCTGGTTCAATCTCGCTAATTTTAATGAAGGTTACAGTCAGGAATACCGTCTGAATAATGAAGGAAACGGAGTTTATGTTTTTGTGTTGAAAGGTTCTGCAAAAATCGGTGATCAGGTTCTGGGAACCCGCGATGGATTTGGAATTTGGGAAACCGACGGATTTTTGTTGGAAGCGGTTGCTGACAGCGAAATTCTATTAATGGAAGTACCGATGGTCATCTAA
- a CDS encoding NADPH-dependent FMN reductase has protein sequence MKILAFAGSNSDVSINKKLVTYVTTFFTGDDVEILDLNDFEMPIYKHERELESGIPQLAKDFAAKIDGSELIIMSLAEHNSAYSAAFKNIFDWISRIRDRKHFGDKPIFLMGTAPGNGGGKNVIEVFMKRAPFSGANVIETFSLPNFRDRFEEGKGITDEQKLDELKSRVQAVKQFFSN, from the coding sequence ATGAAAATACTGGCCTTTGCCGGAAGTAATTCCGATGTCTCCATCAACAAAAAACTTGTCACTTATGTAACCACCTTCTTCACCGGTGATGATGTTGAAATCCTTGACCTGAACGATTTTGAAATGCCCATTTACAAACATGAAAGGGAACTGGAGAGCGGAATTCCGCAATTAGCAAAAGACTTTGCAGCTAAAATTGACGGGTCCGAACTCATCATTATGTCACTGGCGGAACATAATTCAGCTTATTCCGCGGCTTTCAAAAACATATTTGATTGGATCTCCAGGATTAGGGACCGTAAGCACTTTGGCGATAAACCGATTTTCTTAATGGGTACAGCCCCCGGGAACGGTGGCGGCAAAAATGTAATTGAAGTTTTCATGAAACGCGCGCCATTCAGTGGTGCCAACGTTATCGAGACTTTCTCCTTACCAAATTTCAGGGACAGATTCGAAGAAGGAAAAGGAATTACGGATGAGCAAAAACTCGATGAACTGAAATCAAGAGTTCAGGCGGTAAAGCAGTTTTTCAGCAATTAA
- a CDS encoding DUF808 family protein, producing the protein MASGFFAILDDIAALMDDVAVTAKVATQKTAGILGDDLAVNAEKATGFLESREIPVLMEIMKGSFVNKLIIVPAVFLLQWLYAPAITIILVFGGFYLAYEGVEKIIEFLFHRSKKGHEVIKEKEQAEDVNGDELEKSKIKSAVTTDFILSLEIVIIALASAKAGYEALKSEFNPLLVEIVSVSIVAIIATVGVYGIVALIVRMDDAGYKLIKRSGKEKGLLVTVGSFLVSALPWVIKGLAVIGTVALILVAGGIFVHNIDWIHHHFLPNVNSLLRESLAGLIGGIVALPVFHFGAKALAMIKK; encoded by the coding sequence ATGGCTTCAGGATTTTTTGCGATTTTAGATGATATTGCAGCGTTGATGGACGATGTAGCGGTAACGGCCAAAGTGGCTACCCAAAAGACCGCCGGAATTTTGGGAGATGACCTGGCTGTAAATGCTGAAAAAGCAACCGGCTTCCTGGAGTCGCGGGAAATTCCAGTTCTGATGGAGATCATGAAAGGATCCTTTGTTAATAAACTCATTATTGTTCCTGCGGTATTCCTGCTTCAGTGGCTGTATGCGCCGGCCATAACAATTATCCTTGTTTTTGGAGGTTTTTACCTGGCTTATGAAGGGGTTGAAAAAATTATTGAATTTCTTTTTCACAGAAGTAAAAAAGGCCACGAAGTTATTAAAGAAAAAGAACAGGCCGAGGACGTGAATGGCGACGAACTGGAGAAGTCCAAGATAAAGTCGGCAGTTACTACGGACTTTATACTTTCGCTGGAAATTGTAATTATTGCGCTGGCGTCTGCAAAAGCAGGGTATGAAGCTCTGAAATCCGAATTCAACCCCTTACTTGTTGAAATTGTTTCGGTATCTATTGTTGCCATCATAGCCACGGTAGGTGTATACGGAATTGTAGCTTTGATCGTTCGTATGGACGATGCCGGATATAAACTCATAAAAAGGTCGGGAAAAGAGAAAGGCCTTTTGGTAACGGTAGGATCTTTTCTGGTAAGTGCGCTGCCCTGGGTGATTAAAGGACTTGCAGTAATTGGTACAGTTGCCTTAATTTTGGTGGCCGGCGGGATCTTTGTCCACAATATCGATTGGATCCACCATCATTTTCTTCCAAACGTAAATTCCCTGCTCCGTGAATCGCTGGCGGGTCTTATCGGCGGAATCGTTGCACTTCCGGTGTTTCATTTCGGAGCAAAAGCCCTGGCAATGATTAAAAAATAA
- the purM gene encoding phosphoribosylformylglycinamidine cyclo-ligase, with the protein MSNTYKSAGVDKEEGYKTVDKIKSAVAETHNENVLNNLGSFGAFYQIAGYKNPVLVSGTDGVGTKLKVALDSKRYDSIGVDCFAMCANDILCHGAKPLFFLDYLACGKLDSEIAAEIVMGMVKACKDNECALIGGETAEMPGMYKPGDYDVAGFCVGIVEKDQIIDGSKIKAGHKIIALPSSGFHSNGFSLVRKIFPDFNEEFEGKPLYETLLVPTRLYFQPVHKLLEEVKVDGIAHITGGGIIENIPRIIPQGLCAQINTSAIRIPSVMLELEKRGNIDRNEMYGTFNMGVGMVIVIDANHAEKVLNLLDDAYEIGQITEGEEKIVLN; encoded by the coding sequence ATGAGCAACACTTATAAATCCGCCGGTGTAGACAAGGAAGAGGGCTACAAAACCGTTGACAAGATAAAATCAGCCGTGGCAGAAACCCACAATGAAAATGTACTGAATAACCTGGGAAGTTTTGGCGCCTTTTACCAGATCGCCGGCTACAAAAACCCGGTACTTGTAAGCGGAACAGATGGGGTGGGAACCAAACTGAAAGTAGCGTTGGACTCTAAGAGATATGACTCAATTGGTGTAGACTGTTTTGCGATGTGTGCCAATGATATCCTTTGTCATGGAGCCAAACCTCTTTTCTTCCTGGATTATCTGGCTTGCGGGAAACTCGACTCCGAAATAGCTGCCGAAATCGTAATGGGCATGGTAAAAGCCTGTAAAGACAATGAATGTGCACTTATTGGCGGCGAAACTGCTGAGATGCCTGGTATGTATAAACCCGGGGATTACGATGTTGCCGGTTTCTGTGTTGGTATTGTGGAAAAGGACCAAATCATTGACGGGTCCAAAATCAAGGCGGGACATAAAATAATCGCATTACCGAGTTCCGGTTTCCACAGTAACGGATTCTCACTTGTTAGAAAAATTTTTCCTGACTTCAACGAAGAGTTTGAAGGCAAACCCCTCTACGAAACTCTTTTAGTACCTACCAGGCTGTATTTCCAACCGGTACATAAGCTATTGGAAGAAGTTAAGGTGGACGGTATCGCACACATCACCGGTGGAGGAATCATTGAAAATATACCAAGGATCATCCCACAAGGCTTATGTGCACAAATCAATACCTCGGCTATACGTATTCCATCTGTAATGCTTGAACTTGAGAAACGCGGAAATATAGACCGCAACGAAATGTACGGCACCTTCAATATGGGTGTGGGCATGGTGATTGTTATAGATGCAAACCACGCCGAAAAGGTACTGAACCTGCTTGATGATGCCTATGAAATCGGGCAGATCACTGAAGGTGAAGAAAAAATAGTCCTCAATTAG
- the purN gene encoding phosphoribosylglycinamide formyltransferase, with the protein MKNIVVLVSGSGTNLQRIIDCTESGEIPDAKIALVVADRECFGLQRAEKHGIPSHLIRKGKEFSSKLTQLVPADTDLVVLAGFLSILNTDFCEKFSGKIINIHPALLPKFGGKGMWGNHVHEAVLNAGETESGATVHLVTAGIDEGDIILQKSFAVSEDETPESLAEKVHSIEYEIFPKAINKVLGR; encoded by the coding sequence ATGAAAAATATCGTTGTACTGGTATCCGGCAGCGGCACCAACCTTCAGCGCATTATAGACTGCACCGAAAGCGGTGAGATACCGGATGCCAAAATCGCTTTAGTGGTCGCAGACCGCGAATGCTTTGGCCTGCAGCGCGCCGAAAAGCATGGAATTCCCAGTCATCTGATAAGAAAAGGTAAAGAGTTTTCATCTAAGCTTACACAGTTGGTACCGGCAGATACAGATCTTGTAGTTCTGGCTGGTTTCCTGTCCATCCTGAACACAGATTTTTGCGAAAAATTCAGCGGAAAGATTATAAATATACATCCTGCGCTGTTGCCAAAGTTTGGGGGCAAAGGAATGTGGGGTAACCACGTGCACGAAGCAGTATTAAATGCCGGTGAAACGGAAAGCGGTGCCACGGTCCATTTAGTAACCGCCGGGATTGACGAAGGTGATATTATACTTCAGAAATCATTTGCCGTTTCCGAAGACGAAACACCGGAAAGCCTTGCAGAAAAAGTACACTCGATTGAATATGAGATTTTCCCGAAGGCAATAAATAAAGTGCTGGGGCGGTGA
- the purH gene encoding bifunctional phosphoribosylaminoimidazolecarboxamide formyltransferase/IMP cyclohydrolase, whose protein sequence is MSKKRALISVSDKSGLIDFARFLEEQNYELVSTGGTFKHLKEAGLSPVQIDEVTEFPEMLDGRVKTLHPKVHGGLLAVRSSEEHMSTVQQHGIGLIDMVIVNLYPFFENANADISLNEKVEFIDIGGPSMLRSGAKNFNSVTVITDVQDYALVQQEIAENGNTTSETRKNLAGKVFNLTAAYDAAISRMLLDEEYPQYLNASYKKVSDLRYGENPHQSAAFYASTTENGAMKDFEILGGKELSFNNLRDMDLCWKVVNEFKDEMACCAVKHSTPCGVAVGTSALETYTKTFECDPVSIFGGIIGMNFKVDAATAEELNKTFLEIVMAPDFDEDALEILKKKKNLRIIKIKNAVSDAQTWVKVDGGILVQGSDSEFSDKIETVTSAKPSAEQEKALLFAQRVVKYVKSNAIVVSNGVQALGIGGGQVNRIWATEHAVQRAKEKFQGDLVLASDAFFPFRDVVDYCAAEGIKAIIQPGGSMRDEDSITAANEHGIPMMFTGMRHFFH, encoded by the coding sequence ATGTCAAAGAAGAGAGCGCTGATCTCCGTTTCGGATAAGTCCGGACTTATAGATTTTGCAAGATTTTTAGAAGAACAGAATTATGAACTGGTTTCAACCGGCGGCACATTCAAACACCTGAAGGAGGCCGGACTCAGTCCGGTTCAGATTGATGAAGTAACGGAATTTCCTGAAATGCTGGACGGCCGTGTAAAGACACTTCATCCTAAAGTTCACGGTGGACTGCTTGCGGTTCGCAGCAGTGAGGAACATATGTCTACTGTACAGCAGCACGGCATAGGACTTATTGATATGGTGATCGTAAACCTGTATCCTTTCTTCGAGAATGCAAACGCAGATATCTCTCTGAACGAAAAAGTGGAATTCATCGATATCGGTGGTCCGTCAATGCTGCGTTCCGGAGCCAAGAATTTCAATTCAGTTACAGTAATTACAGATGTGCAAGATTATGCGCTGGTACAGCAGGAGATCGCTGAAAATGGAAACACCACATCTGAAACCAGAAAGAACCTGGCCGGTAAGGTCTTCAATCTGACCGCAGCTTACGATGCGGCGATCTCCAGAATGCTGCTGGACGAGGAATATCCACAATACCTCAACGCCTCCTACAAAAAGGTATCTGACCTTCGTTATGGCGAGAATCCGCACCAGTCCGCGGCCTTTTACGCATCAACTACGGAAAACGGTGCAATGAAGGATTTCGAAATTCTGGGCGGAAAGGAACTTTCATTCAACAACCTCCGCGATATGGATCTATGCTGGAAAGTCGTTAATGAATTTAAGGACGAAATGGCCTGCTGCGCGGTGAAGCATTCAACACCTTGCGGAGTAGCGGTTGGGACATCTGCACTGGAAACGTACACAAAAACATTTGAATGTGACCCGGTTTCCATATTTGGAGGGATCATTGGCATGAATTTTAAAGTGGATGCTGCTACCGCAGAGGAACTCAACAAAACCTTCCTGGAGATTGTAATGGCACCGGATTTTGATGAAGATGCACTCGAAATTCTGAAGAAGAAGAAAAACCTCAGGATCATTAAAATTAAAAATGCCGTATCCGACGCGCAGACCTGGGTAAAGGTAGACGGCGGAATTCTGGTACAGGGTTCAGACAGCGAATTTTCAGATAAAATTGAGACGGTGACATCTGCAAAACCTTCTGCGGAACAGGAAAAAGCACTGTTGTTTGCACAACGTGTGGTAAAATATGTAAAATCTAACGCTATCGTTGTATCGAACGGTGTTCAGGCACTTGGCATCGGTGGCGGACAGGTTAACCGTATCTGGGCTACAGAACATGCTGTGCAGCGTGCTAAAGAGAAATTTCAGGGTGACCTAGTGTTGGCCTCGGACGCATTTTTCCCTTTCCGCGACGTGGTAGATTACTGTGCTGCTGAAGGTATAAAAGCTATTATTCAGCCTGGCGGAAGTATGCGCGATGAAGACAGCATTACTGCAGCGAACGAGCATGGCATCCCGATGATGTTCACCGGAATGCGCCACTTCTTTCACTAA
- the purD gene encoding phosphoribosylamine--glycine ligase — MRVLIIGNGGREAAIGRKIAEDRRVSQIFFAKGNATTGEIGKNISLTDNQELVNFATKEAIDLTIVGPEAFLVSGIVDEFTKAGLNIFGPSKKVAKLEGSKAYSKKFMQDYGVKTADAQIFNSYVEAKAFLETAKYPLIIKASGLAQGKGVVLAEGKDEGMKTIHDFMIDKIYGDAGIKIVIEEYLRGFEASIICFSNGKDLFPCVPAKDYKRVGAGNRGPNTGGMGSVAPTPEFTAEHDMDFRKNILEPTIAGLKDNYLMFKGFIFFGLMVTEKGCHLLEYNMRSGDPETQVILPLLENNLLDTINDCIEGKDIELKFKDEKAVCLVMASGGYPGKYETGYEITHLDRATESTVLLAGASSKAGGVYTAGGRVINLVATGKDFEEARKKVYNDAKTIQFDYAFYRDDIAKF; from the coding sequence ATGAGAGTACTTATCATAGGAAACGGTGGTCGTGAGGCTGCAATAGGCCGCAAAATTGCCGAAGACCGCAGGGTCTCACAGATTTTTTTTGCCAAGGGAAACGCCACTACCGGTGAGATTGGAAAGAACATTTCTTTAACCGATAATCAGGAACTTGTTAATTTCGCCACAAAGGAGGCTATTGACCTTACAATTGTAGGTCCGGAGGCTTTTTTGGTGAGTGGTATAGTTGATGAATTTACAAAGGCCGGTCTTAATATTTTCGGACCCTCCAAGAAGGTGGCAAAACTTGAAGGCAGCAAGGCTTACTCTAAGAAATTCATGCAGGATTATGGCGTGAAAACGGCAGACGCCCAGATTTTCAATTCCTATGTAGAAGCCAAAGCATTTTTAGAAACTGCCAAATATCCTCTTATTATAAAAGCTTCAGGTCTTGCCCAGGGTAAAGGGGTTGTTCTTGCTGAGGGTAAGGATGAAGGTATGAAAACCATCCACGATTTCATGATCGACAAGATTTATGGCGATGCCGGTATTAAAATCGTTATTGAGGAATATCTTCGTGGGTTTGAAGCTTCAATAATCTGCTTCTCCAATGGTAAGGATTTGTTTCCATGTGTTCCTGCAAAGGATTATAAACGTGTAGGTGCCGGTAACCGCGGACCAAACACAGGTGGGATGGGTAGCGTGGCGCCAACTCCTGAGTTTACTGCAGAACATGATATGGATTTCCGCAAGAATATCCTGGAGCCTACAATCGCAGGTCTTAAAGATAATTACCTGATGTTTAAGGGTTTTATCTTCTTCGGACTTATGGTTACTGAAAAAGGCTGTCATTTGCTTGAATATAATATGCGTTCCGGAGATCCTGAAACTCAGGTAATCCTTCCATTGCTGGAAAACAACCTGTTGGACACCATTAACGACTGTATCGAAGGAAAAGATATTGAGCTGAAGTTTAAAGATGAGAAAGCTGTTTGCCTTGTAATGGCATCCGGTGGATATCCCGGAAAGTACGAAACAGGTTACGAAATTACTCATCTGGACAGAGCTACGGAAAGTACAGTTCTTTTAGCCGGCGCAAGCAGCAAAGCAGGCGGCGTTTACACGGCCGGAGGCAGGGTAATCAATCTTGTGGCTACAGGAAAGGATTTTGAAGAGGCCAGAAAAAAGGTATATAATGACGCGAAAACCATCCAGTTCGACTACGCTTTCTATCGGGACGACATCGCGAAATTCTAA
- the guaA gene encoding glutamine-hydrolyzing GMP synthase: protein MKNGIVILDFGSQYNQLIARRIREMEVYSEVIPYNTPLDEILAKEPAGIVLSGGPSSVNAENAHLVDKALFEQNIPVLGICYGMQLTTHLLGGQVKKGVKGEYGKAKLQIDKSNEFLAGVSRFSTVWMSHFDEVQTVPAGFTINATTDVISAISNEEKKIYCVQFHPEVSHTEEGPRMIENFVLKICQAPRNWKLTNYIEKTVAEIKEKVGNEKVILGLSGGVDSSVAAVLVHKAIGDQLTCIFVDTGLLRKDEGRKVMENYGEHFHMKIDMVDASERFLSKLKGVSDPEAKRKVIGNEFVAVFDEESHKFEGAKFLAQGTIYPDVIESQSVKGPSAVIKSHHNVGGLPEEMKMELLEPLRELFKDEVRKVGEELGIPHHLVMRHPFPGPGLGIRILGEVDEEKVKILQEADDIFIEELYKNNLYEQVSQAFVVLLPVKSVGVMGDERTYEYTAVVRSANTIDFMTATFSKFPWEFLETVSNRIINEVRGINRVAYDISSKPPATIEWE, encoded by the coding sequence ATGAAGAACGGTATCGTTATTCTGGACTTCGGTTCCCAATACAATCAACTTATAGCCCGCCGTATACGCGAAATGGAAGTGTATTCGGAGGTAATTCCTTATAACACTCCACTGGACGAGATTCTTGCAAAAGAACCTGCAGGTATCGTACTTTCCGGTGGCCCAAGCTCTGTAAATGCGGAGAATGCACATCTTGTGGACAAAGCTCTTTTCGAACAGAATATTCCTGTGCTTGGCATTTGCTACGGAATGCAGCTCACTACACACCTTCTGGGTGGTCAGGTTAAGAAGGGTGTAAAAGGTGAATATGGAAAAGCCAAACTTCAAATTGACAAAAGCAATGAATTTTTAGCAGGTGTAAGCAGGTTCTCCACAGTCTGGATGAGCCATTTTGATGAAGTTCAGACAGTACCGGCTGGATTTACGATTAACGCGACTACCGATGTAATATCAGCAATATCAAACGAAGAAAAGAAAATTTACTGCGTGCAGTTTCATCCCGAGGTTTCCCATACTGAGGAAGGTCCACGCATGATTGAAAATTTTGTGCTCAAAATCTGTCAGGCTCCGCGTAACTGGAAACTGACCAATTATATTGAAAAAACAGTTGCCGAAATCAAGGAAAAAGTTGGAAACGAAAAAGTAATCCTTGGTCTTTCAGGCGGTGTAGATTCTTCTGTGGCGGCGGTCCTCGTTCATAAAGCCATTGGCGACCAGCTTACGTGTATTTTTGTTGATACCGGACTGCTTAGAAAAGACGAAGGCCGTAAGGTGATGGAAAATTACGGTGAGCATTTCCATATGAAGATTGATATGGTTGATGCTTCCGAGCGTTTTTTGAGTAAGCTGAAAGGTGTTTCAGATCCTGAAGCTAAACGTAAAGTGATTGGTAATGAATTTGTGGCCGTTTTCGACGAAGAATCCCATAAATTTGAAGGTGCCAAATTCCTGGCTCAGGGTACTATTTATCCTGATGTAATTGAGAGTCAGTCTGTTAAGGGACCATCTGCTGTTATTAAGTCGCACCATAATGTAGGCGGATTGCCGGAGGAAATGAAAATGGAACTTTTGGAGCCATTGCGCGAACTTTTTAAAGATGAAGTCCGCAAAGTAGGCGAGGAGCTTGGTATTCCGCACCATCTGGTGATGAGACATCCTTTTCCGGGTCCCGGTTTAGGAATAAGAATCCTTGGCGAAGTTGATGAGGAGAAAGTGAAGATCCTTCAAGAAGCAGATGATATATTCATCGAAGAACTCTACAAAAACAATCTGTACGAGCAGGTATCACAGGCTTTTGTAGTCCTGTTGCCGGTGAAGTCTGTGGGAGTAATGGGTGATGAACGTACTTACGAATATACAGCGGTAGTTCGTTCTGCCAATACTATTGACTTCATGACGGCTACCTTCAGTAAATTTCCCTGGGAGTTTTTGGAAACAGTATCCAACCGTATTATAAACGAGGTGCGCGGAATCAACCGTGTGGCATACGACATTTCCAGTAAACCACCTGCAACAATTGAGTGGGAGTAA
- a CDS encoding patatin-like phospholipase family protein, which translates to MTELFSFFNSEKRKKSYRDVSLVLSGGGARGFGHIGVIEVLVEKGFHIHSITGTSMGALVGGLYAMGKMEDFKKWVTNMGKLQALDLIDLSIRRRGLLKGNRVFRKMKALFPTANIEDLEIGFSAIATQLYAKKSVCINRGDIYDAIRASVAIPTIFSPVEIDGDVYVDGGVLNNIPVEYAKRKKRDLLIVVDVNAFVEFEGAKNAVMDLGSNLNVLSHSLSLLIETNARNSLTAFPPDILIQLSRESCSMHDFFKVKQQIEYGRQCAEKAINEFLKVE; encoded by the coding sequence TTGACAGAATTGTTCTCCTTTTTTAATTCAGAAAAAAGAAAGAAATCCTACCGGGATGTTTCGCTTGTACTTTCTGGCGGTGGTGCGCGCGGATTCGGCCATATAGGCGTTATTGAAGTTCTTGTAGAAAAAGGTTTCCATATTCACAGTATTACCGGCACTTCCATGGGTGCACTTGTTGGCGGACTGTACGCGATGGGTAAAATGGAAGATTTTAAGAAGTGGGTTACCAATATGGGCAAGCTGCAGGCTTTGGATCTTATTGATTTGTCCATCCGGCGCCGTGGTCTTCTAAAAGGAAACCGGGTTTTCCGGAAAATGAAAGCACTTTTTCCCACCGCGAATATTGAGGATCTTGAAATAGGTTTTTCTGCGATAGCCACACAGTTATATGCTAAAAAGTCTGTGTGCATAAATAGGGGCGATATTTACGATGCCATTCGGGCATCCGTGGCGATACCTACCATATTCTCGCCTGTAGAAATTGACGGAGATGTGTATGTAGACGGTGGTGTTCTGAATAATATTCCGGTTGAATATGCCAAAAGAAAGAAGCGTGACTTACTTATTGTTGTAGATGTAAATGCATTTGTTGAGTTTGAAGGTGCGAAAAATGCAGTAATGGATTTGGGCTCTAACCTGAATGTTCTGTCACACTCACTGAGTTTACTTATAGAAACCAACGCCCGAAACTCGCTTACAGCCTTTCCGCCTGATATTTTAATCCAGCTTTCCCGGGAATCCTGCAGCATGCATGATTTCTTCAAAGTAAAGCAGCAAATTGAATACGGCAGACAATGTGCAGAAAAAGCCATCAATGAATTTCTGAAAGTGGAATAA